CCGCGAAGGTGGACGCACAGTAGGTGCGGGACAGGTAACTGAGATTATTGAGTAATTAATTAATAAACCTTGACAGTGAAGGTGAATGCCATTTTGGCGTTCACCTTTCCCTGTCAATACACGGGTGTAGCTCAGCTGGTAGAGCACTGGTCTCCAAAACCAGGTGTCGGGAGTTCGAGTCTCTCCACCCGTGCATAAAAAATAAGAAACGTGGCTAGTCTTCAAACAACATTCAGAGAATCTTACGATGAGTTGGTCCATAAAGTGACCTGGCCTTCGTGGAAACAACTGCAAAGTAGTAGCATACTTGTGCTTGTAGCGTCACTCATTATCGCTGGAATCATATTCGTAATGGATTATGTCTTCGGTGTTCAAGTTATCGATGCTGCCAGCGACGGCTTTCAGTGGAGAGGAGTTCTGGGATTTATTTACGACTTACTAGCCGACCTATAACAGCATGGCAGATTCTGCATCAAAAAAGTGGTACGTCGTTCGTGCAATTAGTGGCAAGGAGAAGAAGGTAAAGGATATGATCGAATTGGAGATCAGCCGAAGTAAGCTTTCTGATCATGTCGCTCAAGTGCTTATCCCAACGGAGAAGGTGTTTCAAATACGTAACGGCAAGAAGATTAGTAAAGAACGAAACTTCTTTCCAGGATATGTTTTGATCGAAGCTGATCTGGTAGGGGAAGTTCCTCACCTTATCAAAGGCGTTAATAATGTTATTGGCTTCTTAGGAGCTGAAAAAGGGGGAGATCCTGTTCCACTACGAACCACTGAAGTAAATAGAATATTAGGAAAAGTTGATGAGCTCGCTGAGAGCGAAGAAGAAATCAATATTCCATATGTAGTCGGAGAGAGCGTGAAAGTTGTCGATGGCCCATTCAACAATTTCAACGGAGTTGTTGAAGAAGTAAACGAAGAGAAGAAGAAACTTAAAGTGATGGTTAAGATTTTCGGTCGGAAAACTCCGCTCGAACTTGGCTACATGCAAGTTGAGAAAGAAGGCTAATTATTAACTAAACAAAGGATACACCAGAGTCTTTTGGCCGCTTTGTGAGAGTGGTCGCTTCCAGAGACACTGAATATCATAAATTAAAAACCCAAACTTGATATGGCTAGAGAAGTAAGCGGGCTAATCAAGCTGCAAATTAGAGGTGGGGCTGCCAACCCTTCACCTCCCGTAGGACCGGCTCTCGGTGCGAAAGGGGTGAATATAATGGAGTTCTGCAAGCAGTTTAACGCTCGTACACAAGATCAAGCTGGAAAAGTTTTACCGGTAGTCATTACCGTTTATACCGATAAGTCTTTTGACTTCATCGTTAAAACTCCTCCCGCAGCTGTGCAACTCCTTGAAGCTGCCAAGCTCAAATCAGGTTCGGCTGAATCAAATCGTTTAAAAGTGGGCAGTGTGTC
This portion of the Cryomorphaceae bacterium 1068 genome encodes:
- the nusG gene encoding transcription termination/antitermination protein NusG: MADSASKKWYVVRAISGKEKKVKDMIELEISRSKLSDHVAQVLIPTEKVFQIRNGKKISKERNFFPGYVLIEADLVGEVPHLIKGVNNVIGFLGAEKGGDPVPLRTTEVNRILGKVDELAESEEEINIPYVVGESVKVVDGPFNNFNGVVEEVNEEKKKLKVMVKIFGRKTPLELGYMQVEKEG
- the rplK gene encoding 50S ribosomal protein L11; protein product: MAREVSGLIKLQIRGGAANPSPPVGPALGAKGVNIMEFCKQFNARTQDQAGKVLPVVITVYTDKSFDFIVKTPPAAVQLLEAAKLKSGSAESNRLKVGSVSWDQVRAIAEDKMPDLNAFTVESAMKMVAGTARSMGINVKGKSPFNG
- the secE gene encoding preprotein translocase subunit SecE, with translation MASLQTTFRESYDELVHKVTWPSWKQLQSSSILVLVASLIIAGIIFVMDYVFGVQVIDAASDGFQWRGVLGFIYDLLADL